The DNA segment GGCCGCGCCCAGCCGCCGTACGGTGAGCGCTCCCGCGCCGTGCTGCCGGATCAGGCGCAGCGCGGTCTCGACGATCAGCCCCTCCGAGAGCGCCGTGCCCTGCTTGGTGCGCCGCCGCCGGGCTCCGGTCGTGACCTGCCGTTCGCTTCCGTCCGTCATGGCGGCGACCTTATGTCAACGCCGTTGACTTGGTAAGAGCCCACGCGCTTCCATGTGGCTCCGGCAGGCGAGGGCAGTGCCTGTCGTGGCATCCGTGCCGCGACAGCCCACGTTCGCGCCGCTCCCGGACGGGCGGACGATGCCCGTCGCGGCACTAGCGAAAGCAGCGGTGGCCCGATGGCAGCAGACCTGAGGAAGTCCCTCGGTGTGGTGGACGGTGTGGTGATCGCCGCGTCCAGCACCGCCGCCACATCGAGCATCGGCATCGGCATGGGCCTGATCGCCGGAGCGGTCGGGCTCCATCTGCCCGTCATCATGCTGCTGGCCTTCCTGCCGGTCCTGGGCATCGCCGCGGCCTTCGCCCGTCTCAGCCGGACCGAGCCCAACTGCGGCAACAGCTATGTCTGGGTGGGGCGTTCGCTCAGCCCCTGGCTTGGGGCCCTGTCCGGCTGGGTGAACATCGTCGGCACCGTCGTCTTCCTCGCCTACACCACCACCGTCACCGGCTCGGTGGTCCTGCAACTGGCGGGCGAGGCCGGGCTGCACTCGGTCGCCGGGCTGGTCCTGGACCCCGGGAACACCCTGCAGACCACCCTGATCGGGCTGGTGATCCTGGCCTGTGTGACGGTCGCCGCGGTCACCGGCATCGACGTCGCCGCCCGTATCCAGCGCTACCTGCTGGCGTTCGAGTACCTGGTGCTGCTCGGCTTCTGCGGGTACGGGCTCTTCGCGGGCACCCATGCCTTCAGCTCCGACTGGTTCAACCCCCTCACCATCCCCTCCCTCTCGGGGCTCGCCCAGGGGATGGTCCTGGCGGTCTTCTGCTACTGGGGATTCGATGCCGCGTTCAGCGTCTCGGAGGAGGTCCGGGACCCGCGCGACGCTTCCCGGGGCGGGCTGATCGCGCTGGTCACCATGCTGGCCCTGTTCCTGCTCGGCGGGACGGCGTTCCAACGGGTGCTTTCCCCGGCGCAGTTGGCCGATCACGGCGCCGAAGGGCTCACCTTCTTCGGCAACCGGCTCGCCCACCAGCCGCTGGCGGCACTCCCGCTGGTCGCGCTGATGTTCTCGGCGGTGGCCTCACTGCAGTCCGGCGTCATCCCGACCGTGCGCGGCATGTTCGCCATGGGCCGCGACCGCACCCTGGGCCGGGTCTGGACCCGGATCGACCCGAAGTACGGCACACCTGCCCTGGGCACCCTCCTGGTCGGCGCGATCGCCTCGCTGGTCGCCGTGGGGTCGCTGGTCATCCCCAGGGTCAGCGACCTGATCAGCGCGGCGGTCAACGCCATCGGTATCGTCGTCGCCCTGTACTACGGCCTCACCGCTCTCGCGGCGGCCGTCCGCTTCCGCGGCCTGTTGCGCGGCGCACTCCGGGAAGCGCTGGGATCCGTCGTCGCTCCGGTGCTGAGTGCGATGGTGCTGTTCGCGCTGGGCGGCTACATGTGCTGGGGGTACGCCACTTCCACCGACCACTTCGCGCTCAGCGCCGACAACGGCTGGTTCGCGCTGATGGTGCCGGTGCTGATGGTCGTCTCCGGTGTGCTGGCGGCCGCCTGGGCCAAGTGGGTCCGCAGATCCGCGTACTTCGACACCGGCCCGGCGACCGACGCCCCATACCTGCTCGCCCCCGGGCCCACCACCGTCCGGCCCCACCACCCGACCCCGCATCAGCCGAGGAGCACCGCATGACCACCCACGCCGATCTCGTATTCACCGGCGGTCCCGCCTTCACGAC comes from the Streptomyces sp. NBC_01471 genome and includes:
- a CDS encoding APC family permease, with amino-acid sequence MAADLRKSLGVVDGVVIAASSTAATSSIGIGMGLIAGAVGLHLPVIMLLAFLPVLGIAAAFARLSRTEPNCGNSYVWVGRSLSPWLGALSGWVNIVGTVVFLAYTTTVTGSVVLQLAGEAGLHSVAGLVLDPGNTLQTTLIGLVILACVTVAAVTGIDVAARIQRYLLAFEYLVLLGFCGYGLFAGTHAFSSDWFNPLTIPSLSGLAQGMVLAVFCYWGFDAAFSVSEEVRDPRDASRGGLIALVTMLALFLLGGTAFQRVLSPAQLADHGAEGLTFFGNRLAHQPLAALPLVALMFSAVASLQSGVIPTVRGMFAMGRDRTLGRVWTRIDPKYGTPALGTLLVGAIASLVAVGSLVIPRVSDLISAAVNAIGIVVALYYGLTALAAAVRFRGLLRGALREALGSVVAPVLSAMVLFALGGYMCWGYATSTDHFALSADNGWFALMVPVLMVVSGVLAAAWAKWVRRSAYFDTGPATDAPYLLAPGPTTVRPHHPTPHQPRSTA